The DNA region AGTGAATCCCTAGAGTGTGAATCTTGTATGATATAAAAAAATATAAAAAATAAGGTTTAAGTTAGAATTATTATATTCTTAACTTAAATCTTTTTATTTATAATTAACTGAAAATTTTAAAATCCTAATATCACATTATTTTATAATACTTTATTATGAAATAATAAAAAATATCCAAATAATAATAAACTTATTGATATTGATTTTTTATCCTCTTTGATATAAAATAGTTTTACAATCAAACTATTTTTTCATAAATAATATCAATCTATTTTTTTGATGAATTTGGAGGTTAAATATGAATAAGAAATCAATTTTCAATAAATTTACACCTTATATGGGCAACAAAAAAGCATATATACCCATTGCTTCAATCTTTTCTGCAATATCAGCAATAATAAATATTATTCCATTTTACTATATTTGGAAAATAGTAAACATACTTTTAACTACAAACAATGAAATTTCTACTAAAAATACAATAACTTATGCCTGGTATATTTTTATATATTCTATACTTGGAATATTTATATACTTATTTGCACTTTTATTATCTCACTTAGCAGCATTTGAAGTAGAACTTGGAATTAAAAAAACAGGCTTTGAAAAAACAATGAATATGCCTCTTGGTTTTTTTAACAAGTATTCAAGTGGTCAAATAAGAAAGATAATAAATGACGGGGCAGAAAATACACATTCATTTTTGGCACACCAATTACCTGATTTAGCAGGAACTATGATAACACCTGTAATATTAATTATTATGCTCTTTATATTTGACTGGCGTTTAGGTCTTGCCTGTCTTATACCAATAATATTGTCTTTTATAATTATGTCAACAATGATGACAAAACAAGGTATGGAATTTCAAAAACAATACCAAGAAAAATTAGAGGAAATGAGTACTGAATCTGTAGAGTATGTAAGAGCAATACCTGTTGTAAAAACTTTTGGTCAAAGTGTTAAATCCTTTACAAGATTTTATAACAGCATTCAAAATTATAGAGATTTAGTAATAGTTTATACTAAATTATGGACAATACCATACTCATTATACAGTATACTTGGAGAAACTACTGCATTTTTCTTAATACCACTAGCAATACTTTTAATAGGTCGTGGTAATGATATAACTGGCATTATAAGTTCATTTATTCTATATATACTTATTGCTCCTTTTTTTGGAATGGTAATGATGAAAAACGCCCTTTTCATACGGAAAAAAAATGATGCAATTAGAAGCATAGATAAATTTAACGATTTGTTTAACTATAAAGATATGGAATATGTCAAAAATGATGAAAAATTTGTAGCACAAGACATAGAATTTAAAAATGTAACATTTTCATATGACGGTAAACAAAAAACATTAGAGAATATAAATTTAAAAGTTGAAAAAGGCAAAACACTTGCCCTAGTTGGTGCTTCTGGTTCAGGGAAAACAACTATAGCAAGACTTTGTGCAAGATTTTGGGACGCAGATTTTGGTGAAATTTTAATAGGTGGTAAAAATATAAAAGATTATTCAAAAGAAACACTTATGAATAATATATCTTTTGTATTTCAAAATAATAAACTATTTAAAACTAGTTTACTTGAAAATATAACATTTGGAAAAAAAGATGTAAGTACTAAGCGAATAGAAAATGCACTAATAAAATCAGGAGCAAAAGAAGTAATTGATTCACTAGAAAATGGATTAAATACCATAATAGGGACAAAAGGAACATATTTATCTGGTGGAGAACAACAAAGAATAGCACTTGCTAGAGCTTTTCTAAAAGATGCTCCTATTATATTGCTTGATGAAGCAACTGCCTTTGCAGACCCAGAAAATGAACATTTAATTCAGAATGCTTTAATTGAACTTAGCAAAGGGAAAACTACCATAATGATAGCACATAGAATGACAACAGTTAAACATGCTGATAATATTGCTGTCATAGATAATGGTAAAGTCGCTGAATATGGTACACATGATGAACTTATAAATAAAAATGGACTATATAAAAAAATGTGGGATGAATATCAAAAAACTATTGGTTGGAATATCAAGAAAGGAATGTAATTATGAGAAAGTATTTACAAAAAAAGTACGTTTTAACAAATGAAGGTACAGAAAATACTATAAATTCTATTATAAGTCATACACTTTATAGATTAACAACAATGCTTCCTATGCTAATAACTTTCATCTTTTTGTACCAATATAGTGGAAATTTAATTGATTTTAAAACAAAAATTAATCTTAATCTTTTACACTATATATTATTAATATTAACTTCATTTATAATAATATATATATTTGCATTAAATGACTACAATAAAACTTATATTAAAATTTATGATGAAAGTGCTAAAACTAGAATAAATCTTGCAGAAAAATTAAAAACTTTACCCCTTTCATATTTTAGTAAAAAAGATATAGCAGACCTTAGTGCTACTATAATGAGTGATACAACTACATTTGAAGGAATATTTACACATGCTATGCCAGAAATATATGCTGGAATAATTAATACAAGTTTAATAGCCATAATACTATTTATAATTAATTACAAGCTTGCTCTATCTTTATTCTGGGTAGTTCCTTTTGCATTTCTAGTTTATAAATTATCTAAGAATATTGACAACAAAATTTTAAAAACTAATTTTGATTTTGATAGAGAAATAATTGATGATATACAAGAGAGTCTTAGTTTGGTAAATGAAATAAAGGCATACAATAGAGAAAAATATTTTATAGATTCTCTTAAGAAAAAAATTGATAAACAAAAAAAATTAAAAATAAATGCAGAAGTTACAATGGGTTCATTTATAATTTTATCATCTGTTCTTTTAAAATTAGGTATGGCTACCGTTGCAATTTATGGAGCATATTTATTAGCCGATAAATCAATAAATATTATTACTTATTTAATTTTTATCATTATTTCTGGTTCAATTTTTAATCCTTTAATGAGTGTATTAACAAATTTAGCAGAATTATTATACTTAGATTCAATAATTGAAAGAATTAAAGAAATAAATGCTATGCCTGCTCAAGTAGGAAGTACAAACTTTAACCCTAGTAACTATGATATAGTATTTAATAATGTTAAATTTTCTTATGAAGATGGAATAAGTGTTCTAAACGGAGTTTCATTTACAGCCAAACAAGGCGAAGTAACAGCTCTTGTAGGTCCATCAGGCAGTGGAAAAACAACTGCTGCAAAACTTGCAGCAAGATTTTGGGATATAAATAGTGGTAAAATTACACTTGGTGGTATTGATATATCAAGTATAGAACCTGAAACATTACTTAAAAATTTTTCAATAGTTTTCCAAGATGTCTCACTATTTAATTCAACTGTTATGGAGAATATAAGATTAGGTAAAAAAGGCGCAAGCGATGATGAAGTAAAAGAAGTAGCAAAAATAGCAAGATGCGATGAATTTATAAGTAAATTACCTAATGGCTATGATACCCTTATTGGAGAAAATGGAGAAAAACTTTCTGGTGGAGAGCGTCAAAGAATATCAATAGCAAGAGCATTATTAAAAGATGCACCTATAATTCTACTTGATGAATCAACAGCCTCACTTGATGCTGAAAATGAAAGTAAAATTCAAGAAAGTATATCAAAATTAATTAAAGATAAAACTGTTATTATAATTGCCCATAGAATGAGAACAGTAATAGATGCAGATAAAATAGTTGTTCTTAAAGATGGAATAGTTAAAGAAAGTGGAAAATCTACTGACTTAATAAAAAATGACGGAATATTTAATAAAATGTATAAAGCGCAATTAGAAAATAACTAAAGATAAAAGGCGATAATTAAAGTCGCCCTTTATAATTTTATCTATTTATCTGACGCAAATGCACTTTGCCCTCCAAATTTATCAAAATGTACAATATCACTTACTAAATAATCATATATTGGTTTTGAAATAGGTATTCCATTTTTTTGGTATTCATCATATTGTAATTGACTTACTTCTCCTGGGTAATAAACTTGTTTAAATCCTTCTGCAACTTTAATTTTATGTAATTCTTCTTTTGTTTTTGTAACATCTTCTTTAAATCTATCTAATCCTATAAATTTAGCTGGATCTATAACTATATATATTTGACCTAAATCTCTTCCTTCAGATAATTTATCATACATAGAAGAAACATTTCCACCAAATGGAAGTCCTAATAATACCCCAGATAATACATCTACTACCATCATTAATCCATAACCTTTAGGCCCTGCAATAGGTAAAAGCCCTCCAACTTCATGAGGATTTTTAGTTGGAATTCCATTTTTATCTACGGCCCAAGTATTTGGAATTTCCATATTTTTTGAACGAGCATATAAAATTTTCCCCCAAGCTTGAATTGAAGTAGCCATATCAAAAACTATTGGTTTCCCTTCTGAAGCTGGAGCAGAAAATGCAATAGGGTTTGTCCCATAATAAGGTTCACTTCCACCATAAGGAACAACCATTGGATCTGATTGACACATTGAAATTCCTATTAAATTATTTTTTGCTATCTCTTCAACATAATAAGCAAGTGCTCCACTATGACTCATTTTAGATACCCCAACTATTGATACTCCCATTTCTTTAGCCATGTCTATAGCATATTTCATAGCTTCTTTTGCAACATATTGACCTATTCCATTATCACCATGGAATATTCCAGTACATACACCTGTTTTTTCAAAATGCATATTTGGATTAATATTAACTCCACCTTTTGAAATTCTTTCAGCATAATAATCAACACGAACTGCTCCATGAGAATGAATACCACAACTATCTGCAAATACTAAATGTTTGGCTACTTCATTAGCATGTTCTTCTCTTAATCCAGCACTTTGTAATTTTTTTTGTATTAATTCATGCAATTCTTTAGGTTTTAATATAACAGATTCTTCCATTTCTATACTCCTTTTCTAATTTTTAATTATCCTCATTAAAAATTTCATAATTTATTTCATTTTCACTTTTAGCTACTACCAAAGCTGAGAATACATCTGAATCAACATTTAATATCGTTCTTAACATACCTACAAACCATTCGACGCCAGCAAATATTGCTATACTTGCAACAGGAAGCCCCATTTGTGGAACTACTATGCTTAAAGACACTAATCCTGCTCCAGGAACAACTGCATTTGCAAGCGAAGCTAGTGTGGATAAAACCGCAATATATAAATATTGTTGGAATGAATAGTTAACTCCATAAATTTGAGATATAGTAATTATGGTTATTGCCATATGCATAGCAGCTCCATTACTATTTAATGACATACCTAAAGGCATAACTAATTTAGAAACACGCTCTTTTATTCCTAAACGTTCTTCTGAATCTTTTAAAGCTGTAGGTAATGTTACGGCTGATGATGTGGTTGCTATTGCCATCATTGACATTCTTGTTATTTTTTTTATTATTTTTTTAATACTTAATTTACAATATATAGAAATTAAAAGTATCCATAATATTAAGAATGTAAATGTTGCAAATCCATAAACTAATAAATACTTAATTAATGGAATAATAACTTTTATACCTAATTTCCCAATTGTAGTTGCTACCAATGCCACTATACCTAAAGGAGCTAAATTCATTACTAACATTATCATTTTCAATATTATTTTATTAAATTGTACTATATATTCAAGTACTATATTCTTTTCATTTTTTTCAATAAAATCAGAATTTATATAACTAATTGCTATCCCAAAAACTATTGAGAACACTATTACTTGAACTATATTAGAATTTGCAAGAGAGCTCATAATATTACTTGGAAAAAATCCAATAATTATATCATAAATACTTCCAATATCACCAACAGCAACATCTTTAGAAATAACTTCTCCTGAAATACCTAATCCTGGTTTAAAAACTACACCAAATAATACACCATATATTGCCGCTATTAATGATGAAGTCATAAAAACTATTATTGTCTTTATACCTAATTTCCCTAAAGATTTCGTATTAACAACACCTACTGCTTCAATTACCTGTCCCATAACAAGTAAAACAATAGACATTTGGATAAGTCTCAAGAACAATGTTCCCATTAACTTAAAAATTAATATTTCTTTTCCAAATATAAAACCAATAACTACACCTAAAACCATAGAAAGCATAATTTTATTTGTCATCGATATTTTTAATTTATTCATAACATTATACCTCCAAAAACATTATCTATAAATTATTCATTTTTTTCACTAGCAAAAGCAAATATTACCATACCTATGAATAATAAAACTGACGCTAAATAGAATCCAGCTTGCATTGAACCAAAATTATCTGCTATCCACCCTGTAACATAAGGCGCTGTTATCGCCGCTGACATTCCTATAAAATTATATGCACTTAAAGCTGTTGATAATACTTTTCTTGGAGAATTTTTTGTAACATATGCAACTAAAATAGGATCTAAAGCTAATTTACCTGTTAATCCATAAAGTATAAGCATTGCTATCAATAAAGTTCTATTTGTTACAAAAGCCATACCAAATGTTGATATTAATGCTAATGGTATTAATGTAAATACAAATATTTTAGTTTTTTTGTATTTATCAGATAATCTAGAAAATAGTAATGCACCTGGTATTGATGCCCACGGAACTAATGAAGCTATAAATCCAACACTTGATCCTTCAAACCCACGCTCTATTTGTAAAAAAAGTGGAAGCCATGTAATAATTACAAAGTTTGCATATATAGAACAAAATAATAATAAGAAAGCAAATAATAAATTTTTATTTTTAAATACAGATAACCCTGAAACTTTTTCTTCTTCTACTTCTATATTTACATTTTTACTTTCCAAATCTTTATTAGCAACTTTCTCATGTAAAAATATAAATAATATTCCAACTATAATTGTAGGAACTGACATTATAAAAAATGGTAAGCTCCAATGGTTTCCCTTTTCTAATACCAAGTAACTTGATAATAAATAACCACCAGATGTCCCAAAAGCCATACCACTATTTATTATAGCTGTCCCTAAAGTTAAACTTTTTCTAGGTATTGCTTCTGCAGAAAGTGCATACTGTGGTCCATAATATGCAGCTTCCCCTATACCAGTTATTGCTCTATATATCATAAATATACCTACACCTGTTGCAATTCCACTTAAAAATGTTCCTGCACCAAATAGTATAAATCCAAAAGTAATTACAATTTTTCTTCCTATACGATCTCCTAAAATTCCAAAAGGAATTTGCATTATTGCATAAGTTAAGAAAAATATACTATTAATAGCTCCTAATTGTGTTTTTGTTAAACCATATTCTATTTCTATATTTCCCATAACTGGTCCTAAAATTGTTCTATCTGCATACATTAATATCCAACCAACAAAACATAATGCAACAACTTTCCACCAATAACGTTCTGAAACATTCATTTCTTTATAACGATTTTTTATTTCTCCCATTATATGTCCTCCAAATTCAATTTTTTTTCAAGACCTAAATATATACCAAATAAAGTATCATACCCAGATGTATATCCTATACTTGAAATGTTTTTTATAGATTCTAAAACATCTTTTTTAAATAAATTTATAAAATATTCACTAACATAATTTTCATTAAATGCTTTAAAATATTGTTTACTTATATCTGTGGTAATATTTCCATATTTTAATTTAATATTTTCTCCAAATAAATTACATATAAGTGAATATCCCATTAAGATATCATCTCCACTAGGCGTTAATCCTTTACCTCTTCCTGCTAAAAATTTTTGAAATACATCTATACTTAAGTTTTTTTTATACAATACTTCTTCTATTTTTAATCCTATTTTCTCTGAAAAGTTTATTTTTTTTAACACAGCATATATATCTTTCATTTTATTAATATCAAATTTTATTTTTTTATAATTTAAATCTAAAATATTACATTTATCTATATCAATAACTTTTATCCCTAAACTAGTATAAAAAATTAGTTTGTTTTTTTTAGTTATAACTATATCTCCTAGTTTACAAGCTAAAATTAAATCATTAATTTTAGTTTTATCTAATCCCAAACCAAAACTACTTAATCCCTTATTAAATATGGAAATATTCACCAAATTATCACCAAATTTAATATTTAAAGAATTATTAAATATGCTATGTATATATCCTAATTTATTCTCATTTATATAATTTAATACTAAAGGGCTAACTATATTATTCAAATTTAATCCCTCTATACTTTGCATATGCTATTAAAGCTTTTTCAAAACAAGCAAGTGGTGCATGTACAGTTCCAGCTCCAACTTGTCCTAAACCTGCTTTTTTATGTGCTATACCTGTATTTATAATAGGTGTTATTCCTGTTTCAATTACCTTTCTTATATCAATTCCAAGAGGTGCCCCTTTAAAATCCCAATTTGGAATAGTAAAATTAGAATTATGTATTACTGTTATTTGACTCATTTCTTCACTTACTCTTAATGCATCCTTAAATCCTCCTGCACCAACAAATCTAGTAACTCCAGGTGCAGCTATCATACTCATTCCTCCTACACCAACTGTTTCTGTAATAGAACTATCTCCTATATCTGGATTAGCATCATCTTGAGTAAATCCAGTGAAAAATAATCCTTTTGGTGTATTTACTGGTGCTGTGAACCATTCATCTCCTAATCCACTTATACGTATACCAAATTCTTTTCCATTACGAGTCATTGTAGTAACTACTGTTCCTATTTTATTAAGTCTTGCACCATCAACTATAGATTTTCCTGTTGCCATCATTATATTTAAGAAAAATTGGTCTGTATCTGCTAAAAATTGTATAACATCTTTTTTCAACTTTTCATCTATATCAAGTCCAATAATTAAAGGTGTAACTTCTTTTAAAAACAACAATGAAGCCGCTATATTTCTTTGATGGAATTCATCCCCCATCGTAATAGCTTTCGCTATTATTACATTTAAATTTATTCCGCCTTCTATTTTCTTTATTGCCTTACCTAAAACTGGACCTAATATATCTTTCATCCAAATCAATCTTTCTACTACTTTTGGAGAATATGCTCCAAAACGAAGTACTTTTCCTATACCTTCATTTAAAGTACAATAAGATCTATTTCCTTTATATTTATTTTCTATAACTAATACAGGCATATTTCCAGATGTTATTCCACCCATTGGTCCTACAGCTTTAACATGATGACAAGGTATAAATTTAACTTCTTCATTTTCTAATAATTCACGTGCTTCTTTTTCATCCTTTGCCCAACCTTCAAATAAAGCTGCTCCTATACAAGAACCTTGCATTGGTCCTGTCATTTCAGAATATTTTATAGGTGGTCCTGCATGAAGTAATACTTTACCATTTAATTCTTTAATAACTGAACTTGCAGTTACCACATCAATTAAAAATGGTGTTGCTTTTTTCATTTCTTCTACAACTTTCATATTTTCTTCTTCTATATTATCTAATTGTTTTAATTGATTTAATATTTTAATTAACTTTTTATTTCCACCTGCTATAGGTTTCCAATCAAACTGAACACATGTACCTCCAAATTTTTTAATTGATTCAGCAAATCCTGCTATTCCCATATTAATAATCTTTGGTTTTAATGTTAATAATTCTTTTATTGCCTTACTTTCTTGACCTATTTCTACCTTATCTCCTTTATATTCAATAATTTCTTTATCTTCTTCTATTATATCAATTCCTTTTAAATTTAAAGCTTTTCTAACTGCTTTTAAATTACTTTTTTCAACTATCATTCCTGCATCTTCAAGCGTTTTTATTGTTTTCAAATAATCTTGCGGATCTTCTTTAGTTCCACAAATTGTCCCTATTATATATTTACCAGAATTCTTAGTTATTTCTTTTATAACAGGAGCCAATTCACTAGCCATATCTAAATGTGAACCATATCCTAAAACTATATCCAATAAAATAATTCCTGTATTTTCATCTTTGGCTAACTCTTTTAATTTTTCTATACGAGTACTTGGATCTATCATAGGATGAGGTTTCCCTTGAGTATATATATCATCACCTAAATCTATTATTTCAAATCCATCTGTTTTTAGTATATATCCATGTTCTTTTTTTATATCTTTTAAATTTAATGCTTCTTTTATAAGCATTGAAGCTTCATAAGCTAAAGTTCCTCCTGAATAAAGCCCTTTTATTGTTTTATTATTTAAATTTTCATCTTTTTCTATTTCTGATTTTTCATAATAATTTTTACTTACTTTATTTCCTTTTGCCAAATCCACAGCTATCATTGCTGTTTCTTCTAATGTATGTGCAAAATATATATTTCCTTCATGATATTTAGGTTTTTCGCCTAAAAAAATAGCAACTACAGACTTATTTATAGAATGAAGTAATTTTACAACATCATCTCTAACTTCTTTTGCAGGTGGTTTAGATATAACAACTATAACATCTGTAAATTCATGATTTGCTAAAGCTACTATAGCATCTTTAGTTGTTATTGCTCCAACTTCTGTTGATAAATCATTCCCTCCTGTTCCAATCGCATTAGTTATTCCCTCACCAAGTTTATCAATTATAGTTGAAACTTCTTGTATACCTGTGCCAGATGCTCCAACTATTCCTATATTCCCTGAATGAATAACATTAGTAAATGCTAATGGAACATTATTTATAATTCCCGTTCCACAATCAGGTCCCATAACTAAAAGTCCTTTTTCATGTGCTTTTTTCTTTAATCTTACTTCATCTTCTTTGGATATATTATCACTGAATACAAAAGCATGCATGCCTCTATCAATAGCATTTTCAATTTCAATAGCACCGTATTCACCAGGAATAGAAATAAGTGCCAAATTAGCATCAGGCATAGTTTTTTCTAATTCATCCCAATTTCTAATTGTTTTACTTGTATCCTCTTTTTTTATTGATAAATCCGATAAAAACTTTTCCACCGTTTCTAAAACTTTATCTACAATAGATTTTTTATCAGTATCAACAACAATAACCATATCACTAGGATTAGCATTCTCTGCTTCTTTTGAAAGAAGTCCAGCACCTTTAAATATCTCCTTATTAGCATCAGTACCCATCATAATTTGAACCTTATTAACATCTTCCATTACACTAATATGATTAGTTAATAACATCAAATTAATTGAATCTTGATAACTATTTTCTTTTAAAACTGTATAAAGCATAATTTTACCTCCTCAATTTTAATTTCTTCTATTCAATACTAATATAACATGAAATTTCAAATAGTCAATATTTCTAAAATTAATATATTGTTTTTTAGTATTAGTGATATTTCAGTTATTTAAAAAGCATTTAATTAAAAAGATTTTATTTTTTTAATATTTCACATATTTATGTGCGAAAATTATAACAATATAATTACCAAATTTTATTAATAATTCTTATTTTAAAGTTGACATTAAAGACTTTATTATGTTAAATTATATAATAGAAAGGGGGCAGGTATTAAAATGAAAAAATTAGATATTGTAGCATACGAATATATAAAAGAAAAAATTTTAAATAATGAATATAAGGCAAAACAAATCATATCAGAAAAAGATTTAGCTAAAGACTTAAACATAAGTAAAACTCCTGTTAAAATAGCCCTAGAAAATTTAAAAAAAGAAAATTTTGTTATAATCAATCCTAGAAAATCAGTTTGCATCAAAGAAGTTGATTTAAAACTCATTAAAGATGTATTTCAAATTCGTTCTATAATAGAACCTTTATTGGTAGAATTAACTATATCTTATCTACCAGAAGGTGAACTAAAATTACATTTAATAAATTTTAGGTCAAAATTTGAAAAAATGTCAAAAAAAACAACTGTAAAAACGGAAGATTTTGATAAACTTTATGATTCATATAGATATTTTTTCGCAAAAAATTGTGGAAATTTATTTTTATCTCAAAAAATGGAATTAGTCTATGATCATCTACATAGGATAAGAAAAATTTTACATGGAACAAAATATAGAAGATTAGAAGCAGTCGAAGAACATATAGAAATTATAAATAAAATATTAAATAAAAATGATATAAAAATAATTAAAGATCTATGCTCCAAACATATAGAGGCAGCTCAAATATCATTTTTCAAAAATATAAATATGATAAATTTATAAGAACTGGCGTTAAAATTCCAGTTCTTTATTTATATATTCTCTAAATTATTT from Oceanivirga salmonicida includes:
- a CDS encoding MFS transporter — its product is MGEIKNRYKEMNVSERYWWKVVALCFVGWILMYADRTILGPVMGNIEIEYGLTKTQLGAINSIFFLTYAIMQIPFGILGDRIGRKIVITFGFILFGAGTFLSGIATGVGIFMIYRAITGIGEAAYYGPQYALSAEAIPRKSLTLGTAIINSGMAFGTSGGYLLSSYLVLEKGNHWSLPFFIMSVPTIIVGILFIFLHEKVANKDLESKNVNIEVEEEKVSGLSVFKNKNLLFAFLLLFCSIYANFVIITWLPLFLQIERGFEGSSVGFIASLVPWASIPGALLFSRLSDKYKKTKIFVFTLIPLALISTFGMAFVTNRTLLIAMLILYGLTGKLALDPILVAYVTKNSPRKVLSTALSAYNFIGMSAAITAPYVTGWIADNFGSMQAGFYLASVLLFIGMVIFAFASEKNE
- a CDS encoding ABC transporter ATP-binding protein, which translates into the protein MNKKSIFNKFTPYMGNKKAYIPIASIFSAISAIINIIPFYYIWKIVNILLTTNNEISTKNTITYAWYIFIYSILGIFIYLFALLLSHLAAFEVELGIKKTGFEKTMNMPLGFFNKYSSGQIRKIINDGAENTHSFLAHQLPDLAGTMITPVILIIMLFIFDWRLGLACLIPIILSFIIMSTMMTKQGMEFQKQYQEKLEEMSTESVEYVRAIPVVKTFGQSVKSFTRFYNSIQNYRDLVIVYTKLWTIPYSLYSILGETTAFFLIPLAILLIGRGNDITGIISSFILYILIAPFFGMVMMKNALFIRKKNDAIRSIDKFNDLFNYKDMEYVKNDEKFVAQDIEFKNVTFSYDGKQKTLENINLKVEKGKTLALVGASGSGKTTIARLCARFWDADFGEILIGGKNIKDYSKETLMNNISFVFQNNKLFKTSLLENITFGKKDVSTKRIENALIKSGAKEVIDSLENGLNTIIGTKGTYLSGGEQQRIALARAFLKDAPIILLDEATAFADPENEHLIQNALIELSKGKTTIMIAHRMTTVKHADNIAVIDNGKVAEYGTHDELINKNGLYKKMWDEYQKTIGWNIKKGM
- the allD gene encoding ureidoglycolate dehydrogenase, with the translated sequence MEESVILKPKELHELIQKKLQSAGLREEHANEVAKHLVFADSCGIHSHGAVRVDYYAERISKGGVNINPNMHFEKTGVCTGIFHGDNGIGQYVAKEAMKYAIDMAKEMGVSIVGVSKMSHSGALAYYVEEIAKNNLIGISMCQSDPMVVPYGGSEPYYGTNPIAFSAPASEGKPIVFDMATSIQAWGKILYARSKNMEIPNTWAVDKNGIPTKNPHEVGGLLPIAGPKGYGLMMVVDVLSGVLLGLPFGGNVSSMYDKLSEGRDLGQIYIVIDPAKFIGLDRFKEDVTKTKEELHKIKVAEGFKQVYYPGEVSQLQYDEYQKNGIPISKPIYDYLVSDIVHFDKFGGQSAFASDK
- a CDS encoding oxamate carbamoyltransferase subunit AllH family protein, translating into MNNIVSPLVLNYINENKLGYIHSIFNNSLNIKFGDNLVNISIFNKGLSSFGLGLDKTKINDLILACKLGDIVITKKNKLIFYTSLGIKVIDIDKCNILDLNYKKIKFDINKMKDIYAVLKKINFSEKIGLKIEEVLYKKNLSIDVFQKFLAGRGKGLTPSGDDILMGYSLICNLFGENIKLKYGNITTDISKQYFKAFNENYVSEYFINLFKKDVLESIKNISSIGYTSGYDTLFGIYLGLEKKLNLEDI
- a CDS encoding dicarboxylate/amino acid:cation symporter is translated as MNKLKISMTNKIMLSMVLGVVIGFIFGKEILIFKLMGTLFLRLIQMSIVLLVMGQVIEAVGVVNTKSLGKLGIKTIIVFMTSSLIAAIYGVLFGVVFKPGLGISGEVISKDVAVGDIGSIYDIIIGFFPSNIMSSLANSNIVQVIVFSIVFGIAISYINSDFIEKNEKNIVLEYIVQFNKIILKMIMLVMNLAPLGIVALVATTIGKLGIKVIIPLIKYLLVYGFATFTFLILWILLISIYCKLSIKKIIKKITRMSMMAIATTSSAVTLPTALKDSEERLGIKERVSKLVMPLGMSLNSNGAAMHMAITIITISQIYGVNYSFQQYLYIAVLSTLASLANAVVPGAGLVSLSIVVPQMGLPVASIAIFAGVEWFVGMLRTILNVDSDVFSALVVAKSENEINYEIFNEDN
- a CDS encoding ABC transporter ATP-binding protein, producing MRKYLQKKYVLTNEGTENTINSIISHTLYRLTTMLPMLITFIFLYQYSGNLIDFKTKINLNLLHYILLILTSFIIIYIFALNDYNKTYIKIYDESAKTRINLAEKLKTLPLSYFSKKDIADLSATIMSDTTTFEGIFTHAMPEIYAGIINTSLIAIILFIINYKLALSLFWVVPFAFLVYKLSKNIDNKILKTNFDFDREIIDDIQESLSLVNEIKAYNREKYFIDSLKKKIDKQKKLKINAEVTMGSFIILSSVLLKLGMATVAIYGAYLLADKSINIITYLIFIIISGSIFNPLMSVLTNLAELLYLDSIIERIKEINAMPAQVGSTNFNPSNYDIVFNNVKFSYEDGISVLNGVSFTAKQGEVTALVGPSGSGKTTAAKLAARFWDINSGKITLGGIDISSIEPETLLKNFSIVFQDVSLFNSTVMENIRLGKKGASDDEVKEVAKIARCDEFISKLPNGYDTLIGENGEKLSGGERQRISIARALLKDAPIILLDESTASLDAENESKIQESISKLIKDKTVIIIAHRMRTVIDADKIVVLKDGIVKESGKSTDLIKNDGIFNKMYKAQLENN